A segment of the Tautonia rosea genome:
CCGGGACGGCTGGCTTGACCTCTACGTCGCCCAGGGCGGGCCATTCCCGCCTCCCGAGGACGCCCGGTCCGGGGACCGGCTCTACCGCAACCGAGGGAACGGCACCTTCGAGGACGTCACCAAGGCCGCCGGCCTGGCCGACCTGCCTGGCGGCTACGGCCAGGGGGTCGCCGTCGGCGACATCGACAACGACGGATTCCCCGACGTGTTCCTCTCTCGATGGCGGTCGTACGCTCTGTACCGCAACCGAGGCGACGGCACGTTCGAGGATCTGACCGAGGCCGCCGGATTGGGCGGCGATCGCGGCTGGCCATCCTCGGCCGCCTTCGCCGATCTGGACGGCGACGGCGACCTCGATCTCTACGTCTGTCATTATCTTCAGTGGGATCCGGCCCGCTTCGAGCCGTGTCGGGATGGGATCTCCGGGGCCTTCATCGCCTGCCCGCCAACCCGGTTCCCCGCCGAGCCGGACCGCGTGTTCCGCAACGACGGCGGCCGGTTCGTCGACGTGACGGCCGAGGCCGGCATCGCCGACAGCGACGGCCGAGGCCTGGGCGTCATCGCCACCGACCTGGACGGCGACGGCCTGCTCGACCTTTACGTCGCCAACGATCAGACCGGCAACGACCTCTGGCGGAACCTCGGCGGGATGCGGTTCGAAGACTTCGGCGCCCTGTCCGGGGCCTCGGCCGATGCAGGGGGCGGTTATCAGGCGGGCATGGGGGTTGGCTGCGGCGATCTCGACGGCGACGGCCGTCCCGACCTGGTCGTGACGAATTACTACGGCGAGGGCACGACCTTCTACCGAAACCTCGGCGCTGGCACCTTCGTCGACGATTCGACGGACTCCGGCCTGTATGCGGCCAGCCGCTACCTGCTTGGCTTCGGCATCGGACTGTTCGACGCCGACAACGACGGCGATCTCGATCTCCTCTCGGCCAACGGCCACCTGCACGACTTGCCGGACAACCCGTACCGAATGCCGTCCCAGCTCCTGGAGAACGACGGCGGGGCGTTCCGAGACGTCACCTCGTCCACCGGAGACGCCCTCACCCAACCTCGCCTCGGACGGGCCTTCGCCCAGGGCGACCTTGACAATGATGGGCTCGTCGACGCGATCCTGCTCGACCACGACGGCCCGCTGGCGTTGCTCCGCAACCGCACCGAGGATCCCGGACACTGGCTGACGCTCCAACTGGAGGGCTCGGCGTCGAACCGAGACGCCGTCGGTGCCCGTGTGACCGTCCTCGCCGGCGATCAGACACAGTTCGGCTGGCGAATCGGAGGCGGCAGCTATCAATCGGCCCCGAGCCCCCGGCTCCATTTCGGGCTGGGCGAGGCCGAGGCAGCGACGGTCGAAGTCGCCTGGCCCTCCGGCCTCGTCGAGCGTCACGAGGCGTTGCCGAGCGACGCCATCTATCACCTCCGCGAAGGGGACGGCCGGGCCGATCGCCTCGGCCCAAGCCCCGGGCGCTGAGCCCCCGCGATCGGACGCTCGGGGCCTCCACTGCGAGACAACCGATTCCAGGGGATGATCTGCTGATGTTGTCGAAAGACATCAGATCAGTTTCTCCGCGTCGATTTCCGATGTGCTCCCGTGGTTCCGTCGCTTTAGGCGGGCCAGCGATTTCAGAAGGCGTTTGGATCTGCCTCTGCACCAAGCTGCAAGCCCGAAACGGGTAAGGTCACGACCCCAGACCAGGGCACGTGCGGCCGATCACCGGGGGGATTGCATGGACATGCCTCCTGGCTCGTGTTAGGGTAAGTTTCTGCCAAAGTTGAGCGAGAGTTAAACATCGTCTCGAGGTCCCACCAGCTCAACCGAGGGGGGTGCGACTGTGTCGATTCCAAGAAACCCTGGCGGGCGATTCCCTGCGCCGTGTGCCGGTCCGAACCGCCGAGAAGCCTTGAAGGCCGGGGCGCTCACGCTCGGCGGCCTGTCGCTTCCCGGCCTGTTCCAGGCCCAATCGGCGGCGGCCTCGCCGGTGCGGACGACCTCGGGGCGCGCGAAGGCGTGCATCCTGGTCTTCGCCTGGGGAGGTCCGAGCCAGCTCGAAACCCTCGACCTGAAACCCGACGCCCCCGACGAGATCCGAGGCGACTTCCGGCCCATCGCCACCTCGGTGCCGGGCATCCAGATCAGCGAGCACTTCCCGATGCTCGCCGAGCGGATGGACAAGATGGCGATCATCCGCTCGATGTCGCACGATGACCCCGCGCACCTGTCGAGCGTGCATCATCAGCAGACCGGACACCTCGCCCCCCGGCCGAAGTCGGATGCCGACGGCCCCTCTCCGCTCGACTGGCCGCACCTGGGGTCATTGGTCGCCCGGGTGCAGCCGAGATCGGGCGCGTTGCCGTCGTCGGTCATTATGCCCTGGACGGTCGCGCATCCGGCGGCTCCTGGCGGCAAGGCTCCCGGCCAGCACGGCGGCTGGCTCGGCAAGTCCTTCGATCCGTTCCTCCTGCCCGGGAACCCGAACGCTGAGGGGTTCCGCGTCGAAGGGCTCAATCTCCCCGAAGGTCTCGGTCCAGATCGTGTGCGGTCGCGGCGGGACTTGCTGTCGAGCGTCGATCGAGGGGCCGTCGAGCCGCCGTCGTGGACCAAGACGCAGGCCCGGGCGTTCGATGCCCTCCTCTCGGCCGAGGCCCGAGGCGCCTTTCAGATCGACCGCGAAGACCCGATCACCCGAGACCGCTACGGCCGGCACATTCACGGTCAATGCATGCTGATGGCCCGTCGCCTGGTTGAAGCCGGCGTTCCCCTGGTCACCGTCAACTGGCACGACGACCGAAAAAACTTCTGGGATACGCACCTCGACAACTTCAACCACCTCAAGAACCGCCTGATGCCGCCGACCGACCGCGGCCTGTCGGCTCTGCTCGACGACCTGGCGGCGCGAGGGATGCTCGACGAAACCCTGGTGGTTTGGGTCGGCGAGTTCGGCCGCAACCCCCGAATCACCCGCAACAACGCCGGGCGGGAACACTGGCCCCGCTGCTACTCCGCCCTGCTGGCCGGCGGCGGCGTGCAAGGGGGCATGGTGTACGGCTCGTCCGATCGCTGGGCCGCCTACCCTGCCTCCGACCCCGTCAGCCCCGCCGACCTCGCCGCGACGATCCTCTTCGCCCTCGGCATCGACCCAGGCACCGAGGTGATCGACCCCATTGGCCGCCCCCTGCCCATCAATCGCGGAACCCCCGTCACCGATCTCCTGGCATGAGGTGACCTGAACAAGACGATCGCTCCCGGAAATCAGGACCCTGGCACGCAAATTGCCGTGGTTGGCTCCCGACACGGTGATGTCATTCGCTCGTGATGGCGTCAACGATCCGTCTTGAATCACAGGTTCAACCATCAATCGGATGAATGAGGGAAGCCAACCATGACTCTGCTGAAATGGGCATTGATTGCACTGATCGTCGCGGTGATTGCCGGAATTTTTGGATTCAGTGGTGTGGCCGAAGGGGCCGCGACGGTCGCGAAAGTTTTGGTAGGGATCTTCCTGGTCCTTGCCTTGATTCTTGGAGTCCTGGGCGCCACGGTGTACAAGAAGGTGACCTGAGCGAGCACCGGCTCGCCATTTGATCGAATCGAAACAACGCGGACCTCGATCCCGGCGCGAGATGATCGATCGAGCCGTAATGGAGGTCCGATCCCCACCTGGAGGATTCCCGACCATGCGACCGCGACGATCTCGACCATGCTCCAGAAAATCATCGGTGGCGTCGGGTGTGGATCGTCGGGCCTTCCTGGCGGCTTCGGCGGCCGGGGCCACCCTGATCGGCGGCAGTGCCGTCCCGATCGTTCCGGGAGCGCTGGCCTCTGGCCTCGGACCCAGGGTCCTGGCCGAAGGACAGGGTTTCCCCGGAGCCTATCCTGGTCGGGTGGTCGAGGTGAAAGACCCGGCCGCGGTCATCGACGGTGAGCCGGTGCTCGACGCCGTTCGCCTGATGATGGCCAGGGGCATGACCGGCCTGACCGGGATCGAGGACCCGGTCGAGGCCTGGCGGTCGATGTTCGAGCCGGGTGACGTGGTCGGCATCAAGGTCAACCCGGTCGGCCAGCCGCACGCGATCAGCAACCACGCGACCGTCCACGCGATTGTCGAGGGGCTCGAATCGGCCGGTATCCCCCGGCGCGACATCGTCGTCTTCGACCGCTACAAGGATCAGTTCATCCAGGCCGGCTACCTGGAGAATCTCCCCGACGGCTGCCAGTGGGACTGGGCGGTCGACTCCTACGACGAGGCCCAGCTCGACATCGCTCGGTACGACCCGGACGTCTTCGCCACGCTCGACATCGTGCACGCCCAACCCGGCATTCACGACCCGAAGGACGATCGCACGCGACGCTCTCACGTGGCCAAGGTCGTGTCGCAAAGAATCAACAAGCTGATTTGCATCCCGGTTTTGAAAGATCATGGGTCGGGCGGCGTGACTTTGTCGCTGAAGAATATGAGTCACGGATTGGTCAACAACGTCTCCCGCAGCCACGGCACGCACGACACGAATACCTGCAACCTGTTCATCCCGGCCATCTGTTCCTTGCCGGTGATTCAGGAGAAGAGCGTTTTGCAGATCCTCGACGGCCTGAACGCGGTCTATCACCGAGGTCCAGGCGCCGTCAAGCGTTACGTCTGGTCGTACGGTGCCCTCTTCTTCGCGACCGACCCGGTGGCGATGGACCGGGTCTGCTGGGAGATCGTCGACGCCAAGCGCGTGGCCGAAGGCATGCCCCCGGTCGCCGAGGTGGGCCGATCGGGCAAGGACCCGACCGGCACCGAGGCATTCGACTATCGCCAGCCCCAGCACATTGCCGGAGCCGGCGCCCTCGGCCTGGGAGTTTTTGCACGGGACGCCATTGACCACCGCGCCTACAATATGAACGCATCATAAAAAGAAATCACCATCTGGTTGATTCTCCATTGGACGAAGTGTTCGTGCGAAGCTTGAGGTTGTTCCTGGCCGCTCTGGTTCGACTAACCGGGCCATGCGAACTTCCTGCTCGCCGACGGTTTGATCCGCTTCGTCAAGGACACGACCAACCAGATCGTCATCTGGAGCATCGGCACCCGAGATGGCGGCGAGGTCGTCTCGTCCGACCAACTCTGATCGGTCCGTTTTGACTCGACCGGCAGACCTTTCGAAACGCGTGCGTGACCAAGGGTCTGCCAGAATCTGATCGCTTGAGCATCCCTTTGAATCGAGGTCGGTCCTGCCATCAAGAGCGCGGGACCGGCCTCGGTGCGTTTGGCCGCGCGGGTTCGTTGCGTCAGGGCTTCCGATCAAGGAGCCAAAGCGCGACGATCCCGATCAGGCATCCGGTCAGCTCGGCCGCGAGCAAGCCAACGAACAGGCTGTCCGAAACACCATCGACGACGATGCCGATGATCCGGCCCAACGCCACGCCGCCAAGGGCCGCGGCCTGGGCGAACAGGCCCGCCGCGAACCAACTCGGTCGCGAGGCAGCCACGGTGAAGAAGAGGGCCAGACCGAGTTCCAGTCCCCCGTAGAAGGCCCTGATCTCCGCGCGGGCGACTGGGTGGGTCAGCTCAACTCCAAGCCCCGTGATCCCTTCGGGCTGGATGAGCAGCCACAGGCCGAACCCGCCGAACGCGATCGCCGTGAGCCACAGGGAGATCCGGGCGAGACGCATCGGAAAAGTCCCTCAGTCGATCGGGTCCGAGATTCGAGCGGCGCTTGTCCGGCGGCTCTCTCAGCAACGGGGTTTGCTGTCGCAATCGCGAACCGGCACCTCGAAGACTTGAAGCCAGTCCCCAATTCCTGGCGCGCTGGGCTGAAGAAAAGCAAGCAAGGTGTGCTTAGCTCGTGATGCCCTTGGTCAGGTGCATGAAGGCGGTTTCGAGGTTGATCTCGTCTTCGCGGAAGAGGGTCAACTCGAAGCCGTTCTCGATCAGACGCTGCGCCAGGAAGCCGTACGTGACAACCTCCGGCTTCATCTTCACAACGAGGAACGTGTGGTCGTTCAGGTCGGTCTTCTGGTCGATCGACTCGATCTCGGGCTGCTTTTCGAGGAAGTCGGCGGCGTCGATCATGCGGTCGGCGACGGTGATGTTCAGCACGATGTCGGTGCGGACCTGCTTCATCACGTCGGAAACGGCGCCGTTGACGAGCAACTGCCCTTGCTCGATGATGCCGATCTTGTTGCAGATGTCGGCCAGCTCGGGAAGGATGTGGCTGGAGACGAGAATCGTCTTGCCCATCGCCCGAAGCTCCTTGAGTAAGGCCCGAATCTCGATCCGGGCGCGGGGGTCGAGCCCCGAGGCCGGCTCGTCGAGCAAGAGCACTTGCGGGTCGTGCAAAAGGACGCGGGCCAGGCCGAGGCGCTGAGTCATCCCTCGGGAGAGGCTGGTCACGAGCGCGTCGCGCTTGTAGGTCAGGTCGACCAGTTCGAGCACCTCCTCGCAAATCTTCTTGCGGGCCGGGCCGGAGATCCGGTAGGCGGCGGCGAAGAATTCGAGGTACTCGATCACCTTCATGTCGTCGTAGACGCCGAAAAAGTCGGGCATGTAGCCGATGGCGCGGCGAATGTCCTTCGCACCGTTGTAGATCGAGTGGCCGCAGACGTACGCCTCGCCCCAGGTCGGGTTGAGCAACGTGGCGAGAATCCGCATCGTCGTGGTCTTGCCCGCGCCGTTCGGGCCAATGAACCCATACACATCCCCCTGATTGAGGGTCAGGTTCAGGCGATTCAGGGCGTAGAGGTCGCCGTACATCTTGGTCAGGTCGCGGGTTTCGATCATCGGCGGGGCCTCTCAGACGAGGGGGGGCGTTGAGTTGAGGGCGTCTCGAAGCATCAGATCAATAGGTTGATCACACCGAGGGAAAGGGTGGCTCAGGTCGTGTCGACCCCCGTCGGCCACGCTAGTCGCCCAGCGGAGTCGGCAGCAGGACTCGGAGAACGGTCGATCGCTCTTGCGTGGCGGTGGTCGGTTGTTCGCCATCGAGCACGAGCGCCGACGACGGACCATCCAGCTCGGCCAGGAGGATCGGTCGGCCCAGGTCGAGCTGCGCCGAGAGGTCAAGCTGGCCGAGCACCAGGTTCGACTTCTGCCCCCGCTGGCGACGCCCGGTTCGAGCGAAGCTGAGCGATCGGATCAGGTCCCCTCGGGAGACCGTCACCGTGGCGTTGGGGTCGTAGGTATAGATCTGGTTGAAGTTTCGGGCGATCTGGTCGAGGTATCCGGTCAGGTTCCGGTTGCTGGCCGAGGTGATCCGGACCGTCTCGCCGGGGGCAATCGGCTGGTCGAACAGGTAGACATCCCCGGAATAGGCGATGAGCACCTGATTCATCGTCCGGCCGAGGCGGTTGGTAATCGTCCCGTCGAGCCGATTGCCGCCCAGGTCGGTCAGCTCGGCGTCGATCGCCGGGGGCATGTCGTCGTACCAGGTCCCCATTAGCGCCCGGGTCGTCCAGATGGGCACGCGAACGCCCGACAGTTCCGACGGCGGGGTACTCGACATCGGGTCGTTCGGCGACTGATAGGCGTAGCCGGTGCTGGTCAGAGCCATCCCGCCGGTGTTCCCCATGCCGCCGAAGCTGCGCTCGGCGGTGCCGAACCAGGTGGTAATCACCTCATCCACCTCGCCGGCGGGCAACGGCTCGGCGGTTTCGGGGGCGTCGGTGTCGATCGGCAAGGGAAGGACGCTGACGTCGTAGTCGCGGTTCTGGGGGCTAAAGATCGTGGCGAAGCTCGTTCCCCGGGCCAGATAGCGGTCGCCGTCGCCGAAGCCCTGGTCAACGTCGACCACATCGACCCGGTTGATCCGCAGGTCCGTTCCCTTGACCGCGTAGGCCGTGGCGTAGGCGATCAGGCTGACGATCACCACGATCGCCGGGAAGGTGATCCAGGTCAGCTCCATTCGCTTCACGATGCGCTTCAGGAAGAAGTAATCGCCCGGGCCGATCAGCAGGATGTACAGGAATACAAACCCCGCGACCCACCCGAAAGGAACCAGCCGGACCCCCTGAAACTGTTCCAGCGAACGGTGCAGATAGCTCGACAGGTCGCGGACCTCTCCCGTGTAAAACGCGCTTGAGGTGCTCGTCTCGCTCACCGTCGCCTCTCGGCCGCCGAGGTCGAGCACGCGGGACCAGAAGGCATTGCGATCGCGCCAGTCGGTGAACGGTCGTTCGTCGACGCTCAGGCCGACAACGGTCACGCGGCCCAGGCCGTAGGGCCCTCGGACGATGACCGGACCGCCCACGGATCGGTCGTCTAGCAGGATGCGAGCCCCTCGGCCCGGCACCGGCGTGAACGACGTGACCGAGACAAGATTCCCTGGCGTGGTGATCGGCGCGATCGAACCAACGAACGACTCGATCGCCCCCAGGTCTCCTGTCTCCGTCCGTTCGGCGGGCAAGGCGGGCAGCAGGTCGGCGAGCACACTGTCGGGATCCGACGCCACTTGCCAGCGGGCGAAGCTCCCGGCTAGAACCAGATGACCGCCGTTGCGGACCCACTGCAACAGCGGCTGACTCCGAAAATCCTGCAAGCCTTCCAGCGTGCCGGGATCGTTCAGGTCGAGAATCAAGGCTTCGACCGCGTCGTAACCGTACCAGCGGTCCGGAACCCCCTCGGGCACGGCCAGGCGAGAGACGATCAGCCGGGCATCCTGCAAGGGGTCGGTCGAGCGATACTCGGCCATGCTCGGCAGCAGATCAACCCCTCCCGGATTGCCGATCACGGCCAGCACGATCTGCTCGGGGTCGAGCCAGGAAACGTTGTCTTCGGTCTCGACAGCCCTGAGCCGACCCCTCTCGTCGAAGACCTCGACCCGGAACGTGGTGGCCGTGTCGCCGGGCCGAACGTACGTCAAGAACGAGGCGAGCGACCGGGCCGGAACGTCGACCCGCCGTCGGACGATCGTCGGCACACCGCCGTCATCGGGAACGATCACCCGAAGCTCTCCGGCGAACCGCTCGGGGCCGCCTTGAAGATCGACCCGTACCGGAGTCCACGCGCCGATCTTGTACGCCTGATCGGCCCGATCTTCGGCCAGACCGACCCGGATATTCTCGATCGTGACGACCGCCTCGGATTGTCGAGCGACCGCCGTCGCGGCTCCTCGTTCCAGCCCGGCAACTGCCGCGAGTGCGACCATTGCCGCCAGGACCGGGCGGCGAACTCGGAACGATGACCTCATGGTGCCTCTCCGCGGTCGCTGCATGTCACCTGGGGCGGGTTCGGGCGGATCTGGGGACACGAGAAGACACCGATTGGCCAGCACCC
Coding sequences within it:
- a CDS encoding DUF1501 domain-containing protein, whose protein sequence is MSIPRNPGGRFPAPCAGPNRREALKAGALTLGGLSLPGLFQAQSAAASPVRTTSGRAKACILVFAWGGPSQLETLDLKPDAPDEIRGDFRPIATSVPGIQISEHFPMLAERMDKMAIIRSMSHDDPAHLSSVHHQQTGHLAPRPKSDADGPSPLDWPHLGSLVARVQPRSGALPSSVIMPWTVAHPAAPGGKAPGQHGGWLGKSFDPFLLPGNPNAEGFRVEGLNLPEGLGPDRVRSRRDLLSSVDRGAVEPPSWTKTQARAFDALLSAEARGAFQIDREDPITRDRYGRHIHGQCMLMARRLVEAGVPLVTVNWHDDRKNFWDTHLDNFNHLKNRLMPPTDRGLSALLDDLAARGMLDETLVVWVGEFGRNPRITRNNAGREHWPRCYSALLAGGGVQGGMVYGSSDRWAAYPASDPVSPADLAATILFALGIDPGTEVIDPIGRPLPINRGTPVTDLLA
- a CDS encoding DUF1328 domain-containing protein, which gives rise to MTLLKWALIALIVAVIAGIFGFSGVAEGAATVAKVLVGIFLVLALILGVLGATVYKKVT
- a CDS encoding CRTAC1 family protein, with translation MRRRRTLRVAMVLVAVGVAAFSYDAWRSRRTLDEARQAIERGDLRAAGPILEQFARSRPWLRGAESDYLLGLTRWASGRQAEALDAFDRIPASSEYAGRAAFFRVEAALGRGGFAEAEQILRGLIQGGGPGLNPARQWLAQVLRIQARFDEARPLIRDCFAEADNPVGLLHELWLLDRGTVGLEIQSAALRQAAALAPDDDRVRLGLARVAILDGDLDEARRLLDPLIDARPDRAVWLAELDRAAAAEQPVEVLKALRAIGPEGFDPADRLDWRVWLLRRLGDADRERRALERRLEVEPNDPRTLQRLAELLRRTGQDDRAAGLLLRKAEVDDAISRYKLRMGSDSPASTRDERLEMARLAEAAGRPWDADRWRELALGAEAESNKEPPSLLAQRRISDANVLDDPWSDIDASALVAARDASGSGRARLRFVEAAESAGLDFTFVNDGTPRRRLPEVMSGGLGLLDYDRDGWLDLYVAQGGPFPPPEDARSGDRLYRNRGNGTFEDVTKAAGLADLPGGYGQGVAVGDIDNDGFPDVFLSRWRSYALYRNRGDGTFEDLTEAAGLGGDRGWPSSAAFADLDGDGDLDLYVCHYLQWDPARFEPCRDGISGAFIACPPTRFPAEPDRVFRNDGGRFVDVTAEAGIADSDGRGLGVIATDLDGDGLLDLYVANDQTGNDLWRNLGGMRFEDFGALSGASADAGGGYQAGMGVGCGDLDGDGRPDLVVTNYYGEGTTFYRNLGAGTFVDDSTDSGLYAASRYLLGFGIGLFDADNDGDLDLLSANGHLHDLPDNPYRMPSQLLENDGGAFRDVTSSTGDALTQPRLGRAFAQGDLDNDGLVDAILLDHDGPLALLRNRTEDPGHWLTLQLEGSASNRDAVGARVTVLAGDQTQFGWRIGGGSYQSAPSPRLHFGLGEAEAATVEVAWPSGLVERHEALPSDAIYHLREGDGRADRLGPSPGR
- a CDS encoding DUF4345 family protein; translated protein: MRLARISLWLTAIAFGGFGLWLLIQPEGITGLGVELTHPVARAEIRAFYGGLELGLALFFTVAASRPSWFAAGLFAQAAALGGVALGRIIGIVVDGVSDSLFVGLLAAELTGCLIGIVALWLLDRKP
- a CDS encoding ABC transporter ATP-binding protein, with protein sequence MIETRDLTKMYGDLYALNRLNLTLNQGDVYGFIGPNGAGKTTTMRILATLLNPTWGEAYVCGHSIYNGAKDIRRAIGYMPDFFGVYDDMKVIEYLEFFAAAYRISGPARKKICEEVLELVDLTYKRDALVTSLSRGMTQRLGLARVLLHDPQVLLLDEPASGLDPRARIEIRALLKELRAMGKTILVSSHILPELADICNKIGIIEQGQLLVNGAVSDVMKQVRTDIVLNITVADRMIDAADFLEKQPEIESIDQKTDLNDHTFLVVKMKPEVVTYGFLAQRLIENGFELTLFREDEINLETAFMHLTKGITS
- a CDS encoding DUF362 domain-containing protein, translated to MRPRRSRPCSRKSSVASGVDRRAFLAASAAGATLIGGSAVPIVPGALASGLGPRVLAEGQGFPGAYPGRVVEVKDPAAVIDGEPVLDAVRLMMARGMTGLTGIEDPVEAWRSMFEPGDVVGIKVNPVGQPHAISNHATVHAIVEGLESAGIPRRDIVVFDRYKDQFIQAGYLENLPDGCQWDWAVDSYDEAQLDIARYDPDVFATLDIVHAQPGIHDPKDDRTRRSHVAKVVSQRINKLICIPVLKDHGSGGVTLSLKNMSHGLVNNVSRSHGTHDTNTCNLFIPAICSLPVIQEKSVLQILDGLNAVYHRGPGAVKRYVWSYGALFFATDPVAMDRVCWEIVDAKRVAEGMPPVAEVGRSGKDPTGTEAFDYRQPQHIAGAGALGLGVFARDAIDHRAYNMNAS